The Cervus elaphus chromosome 12, mCerEla1.1, whole genome shotgun sequence genome includes a region encoding these proteins:
- the EID1 gene encoding EP300-interacting inhibitor of differentiation 1 produces MSEMHELSELYEESNDLQMDVIPGESDLPHMEVGGGSRELSPNPSRAGAPPQLEEEGPMEEEAAQPMAEPQGPRGLASRPSPGEQPGQIAGPDFESEDEGEEFDDWEDDYDYPEEEPLSGAGYRVSAALEEANKMFLRTSRAREAALDGGFQMHYEKTPFDQLAFIEELFSLMVVNRLTEELGCDEIIDRE; encoded by the coding sequence ATGTCTGAAATGCACGAGCTGTCCGAGCTTTATGAGGAAAGCAACGATCTGCAGATGGATGTGATTCCTGGTGAGAGTGATCTTCCGCATATGGAGGTAGGCGGCGGGAGCCGGGAGCTATCCCCGAACCCCTCCCGCGCCGGGGCCCCGCCACAACTGGAGGAGGAAGGCCCAATGGAGGAGGAGGCTGCCCAGCCAATGGCGGAGCCACAGGGGCCCCGAGGCCTCGCTAGCCGGCCCAGCCCTGGGGAGCAGCCAGGCCAGATCGCGGGCCCTGATTTCGAGAGCGAGGACGAGGGCGAGGAATTCGATGACTGGGAGGACGATTATGACTATCCGGAAGAGGAGCCGCTCAGTGGTGCGGGCTACAGAGTATCAGCGGCCCTTGAAGAAGCCAACAAGATGTTTCTGAGAACCTCCAGAGCCAGAGAAGCAGCTCTGGATGGCGGGTTTCAGATGCATTATGAGAAGACCCCGTTTGATCAATTGGCTTTTATCGAAGAGCTTTTTTCACTTATGGTTGTCAATCGTCTGACCGAAGAACTCGGCTGTGATGAGATCATTGACAGAGAGTAG